In Posidoniimonas polymericola, the sequence CCAGCTCGCGCTCACGACCGAGGTCGAGAACTTCCCCGGCTTCCCCGCCGGCGACCTCAGCGCGTACTTCAAGACGTCGCTGGCCGAGGAGCACCACTACCTGGCCGACATGCACAAGAAGGAGGGCGTGTCGGGCCCGGAGCTGATGCACCTGATGCGGCAGCAGGCGACCAACTTCGGCACGAAGGTGATCACCGACGACATCGTCGAAGTCGACTTCTCTTCGCGCCCGTTCAAGCTGACCAGCTCGCAGGGTGAAACGGTTGAGGCCCACGCGGTGATCATCGCCACCGGAGCCAAGGCGAACTACCTCGGGCTCGACTCGGAAGAAATGTACAAGAACCGGGGCGTCAGCGCGTGCGCGGTGTGCGACGGCGCCCTGCCGCGGTTCCGCAACAAGCCGCTGATCGTGGTCGGCGGCGGCGACTCGGCGGTCGAGGAGGCCGACTACCTCTCAAAGTACGCCAGCATGGTCCACCTGATCCACCGCCGCGACACCCTCCGCGCCTCGAAGATCATGGCCGATCGGGCCGAGAAGAATCCCAAGATCACCATCGAGTGGAACAGCGAGGTCGAGGAGGTGCTCGGCACCGAGAACGACGGCGTCAACGGCGTGCGGCTTAAGAGCACGGTCGACGACTCGACCCGTGAGCTTGAGGCCGGCGGCATGTTCGTCGCGATCGGCCACACGCCCAACACGCGGTTCCTCGAGGGCAAGCTCGAGATGACCGACAAGAATTACCTCAAGTGGACCGTGCCGTTCCGCACCAACACGAGCGTCGAAGGCGTGTTCGCCGCCGGCGACGTGTCGGACGACTACTACCGCCAGGCGATCACGGCCGCCGGCACCGGCTGCATGGCGGCGCTCGACGCCGAACGCTGGCTTGCCAAAGAAGGCCTGTAGTTTCCGCTCCCCCGAGTTGTCGCTCCCCCCGCACCGCGCGCGTCCCCACCACTGCCCTGTAACTATGCCCAGCACTGCTAAGCTTGCGCTCGAGGACGGCGCCGTCTTTACCGGAGTCTCGATCGGCGCCGACGGCGAGGTCGACGGCGAGGTCTGCTTCAACACCTCGATGACCGGCTACCAGGAGATCCTCACCGACCCGAGCTACTGCGGGCAGATCGTCACGATGACGTACCCGCAGATCGGCAACTACGGCGTCAACGCCGAAGACGTGGAGAGCGAGAAGCCGCACCTCCGCGGCTTCGTGGTCCGCGAGCACAGCCGTATCCAGAGCAACTTCCGTTGCGAGAGCAGCCTGAGCGAGTACCTCAAGCAGCACAATATCGTGGCGATCGAGTCGATCGACACCCGCGCCCTGGTGCGGCGGCTGCGGTCGCAGGGTTCCATGCGCGGCGTGCTCTCCACCACCGACCTGGACGACGCCAGCCTGGTCGCGAGGGCCAAGGCCTCGCCCGGGCTGGTGGGGCGGGACCTGGTGCGGGAGGTGGCCCCCCAGCAGGCGGCCGCCTGGAGCGAGCCGCTCAGCACCTGGACCCGGCTGGACGGCCTGCAGCACTCGTCGGCGGACGACTCGGCGCCGCACGTCGCGGCGCTCGACTTCGGCATGAAGTGGAACATCCCCCGGCACCTGGTCAACATGGGCTGCCGGGTCACCATCCTGCCCGGCTCTGCCACCGCGGCCGATGTGCTCGCCCTGAACCCCGACGGCGTGTTCTTGTCGAACGGCCCCGGCGACCCCGAGCCGGTCGCCTACGCGGTCGAGACCATCCGCGGGTTGCTCGGCAAGAAGCCGATCTTCGGTATCTGCCTAGGGCACCAGCTGCTGTCGCTGGCGTGCGGGGCGAAGACCTTCAAGATGAAGTTCGGCCACCGCGGCGCCAACCAGCCGGTGCAGGACCTCACTACCGGCAAGGTCGAGATCACCTCGCAGAACCACGGCTTCGCGGTCGACGCCGACTCGCTCCCCGCCGACCTCGAGGTGACGCACCTCAGCCTGAACGACCAGACTATCGAGGGCGTGCAGCACCGCTCAGCCCCGGCGTTCAGCGTGCAGTACCACCCGGAGGCCTCGGCCGGGCCGCACGACAGTCACTACCTGTTCGACCGCTTCTGGCGGATGATTAAGAACTGACGCCCGGAGTCTGCCCTCCGCTGGGCAGGCGACGCTTTCCGGGCCCGGCCACTTCTCCGGCCCGCGTGGCCGCGCCCGCCGCGTTCTTCCCGCTGCGGCGGATTCTGCCGCCGGCCGTTTGCCTGCACCCGAAACGTGACCTACGTTTCAATTGGCAGAGCGTACAGACTCATCTTGGGCAGAGTCTGACGCTAGGGCAGCCACCTTTTCGATGCGGGCGCCTTCTCGCCCGCTGGGCAACACTCTCAATCCACCCGAAGGGCGCAAACCCTTATGGCTACCATTGCGCTAGATCCGACGCGCGAATGCCTGACTTCCTGGAGCGAGCAGCACCAGCGGTTCGAGGAAGACCTGCAAGAGTCGTTCGACGCGCTGGACGCGTACCAGCGGCAGCTCGACGCCTGGCAGCAGCGGCTCGCCGGTGAGCGTGAGCAGCTCGAGCATGAGCGCGAGCGTCTGAAGGAGCAGGCGGACGCCGCGATCGCCGCGGCCGAGCAGGGCGATCAGACCGCCGAGCTCGAGGCCGAGCTGATCGCGAGCCGGCAGCGCACCGAGGAGCTCGAGCAGCAGATCGCGTCGTCCGAAACCGCGAGCATCGGCCTGCAGGGCGAGAACGCCAAGCTGACTGGCGAGCTGCACCAGGCCCAGCGGGCCGCGCAGGAGCTGGGCGTCCAGCTCGAGGCGACCCGCGCCGAGATGGCCCAGCAGAACCAGCACTGGTCGGGCGAGTTCAGCCGCGTGGTGAAGATGCTGGAGCAGCAGCAGGCCGCCCCGGCAGCCGACTTCGCGCCGGCCGCGGTCGCCGCCCCCGCGGGCGCCAGCGACCCGGTGCTCGGGTCGGTCGTCGCGCAGTTCAGCAAGCTGCGGCAGCAGCGGGCCGAGCGTGGGCTGAAGTAAACACGTCACGCACAAGTCTCGACTCAGCGTCCTGGCCTCCCCTCCTTCCGAATCACCACCTCCCACGAGGCTCACCCTTGTCTGCAGCCATCCTCTCACCCCTGCGGGGCTGTCTCCGCTGGCGGGAAGTCCTCGACAGCGAGGCCACCATCGGCGCCGCCGGTGGCGCGTTGCTGTTCATCGGCATCGCTTGCGGACAGCCTGTGCTGGCCGGGGCCGGCGGCGTTGGCGCCTGCATGGTCGCCCGCAACCTGATCAAGCGTGGGCTCGAGTCCCGCGGCGTCGGGTGGGGCGAGCAGCGGCCGGGCGGCGTCCGCGTCGCCGACGGTGGCGAGCCGCCGGAGGAGCCGACCCCGCCGCGGCCCCGCCGCAACAGCACCAACGAGAACGACCTCGTCGACGAGATGCTGGCCGACCGCCGGTACGCGCTGTTGCTCCGCCGCGAGACCGCCTGCCAGATCGAGCAGGACCAGTACCTGCGGGCGATCCGCGCGCTCGACGAGTCGATGGTGCTGACGCCGGCCGGCTCGGTGCTGGTGGGCGTCGCGGCCGAACGCGAGACCCTCGGCCACGAGGCGACCACCAGCCTGCTCGAGGCGGGCGCCGAGGCGATCGTCCGCGTCGAGCCGTGCTACCTCGACCGCTACACTGTCACCAACGCCGACTTCCAGAGCTTTGTCGACGCCGGCGGCTACGAGGCCCTCGAGTTCTGGCCCGAGGAGGCCCTGCCCGCGCTGTTCGACTTTGTCGACCGCGCCGGGGTCACCGCGCCGCGCTACTGGTCCGACGGGCGCCACCCGACCGGCGAGGGGCAGCTTCCGGTCGTCGGCGTCAGCTGGTACGAGGCGGTCGCCTATGCCCGCTGGGTCGGCAAGCGGCTGCCGACCGACGCCGAGTGGACCAAGAGCTGCGCGTGGCCGATCGAGTCGGCGCCGGGACGCGTGGCCCAGCGGCGCTACCCGTGGGGCGAGTCGTTCGACACCCGCAAGGCCAACCTGTGGTCGTCGGGCGCCGGCAAGCCGGTCTCGGTCGACACCTACCCAGACGGCGCTACGGTGGGCGGCGTCGAGCAGATGGTCGGCAACGTCTGGGAATGGACCAGCTCCACTCTGGACGAGACCACGCCGCAGGCCGTCCGCTTTCCGTCGGCGCTGCGGACCATCCGCGGCGGGGCCTACAACACGTACTTCGAGAACCAGGCGACCTGCCACTTCCAGAGCGCCGAGCACCCGCTCTCGCGGCGGCCCAACATCGGCATCCGCCTGGCGATCAGCATGGACGTGCTCGCCTCGTCGACCGCGGCCCAAGGCTGATAGCCTGGCTCATCTAGGCGCCCGCACCGATTGGGCGCCTGCAACGCACACACTACTCCGGACCAGATTACCCTATGTCTCAGCTCATCAACGTGCCGCTCGAGTCGTACCTGCTGGCTCAGCGGGCCGCGCCGATCAACTGCCTTATCTGTGACGAGGAGAACAGCTCCGCCACGGAACGGTGCTGCCGGTGCGCGACGCCGATGGCGATCTCCCGGGCCTGCGCCGGCTCGAAGAAGGCCCCGGCGCTGCTCGCCGTGCTGGGCGCGTCCGGCGTCGGCAAGACGGTCTACCTCGGGATGCTGATGGACATGCTGGTCCGCCGTGTCGGCGGCATCAGCGCCGTCGTGTGCGGGCCCTATTCGATTGGGCTGCAGCAGGCCACGACCACGGCGCTCGCCTCGGGCTACTACCCGGACCGCACCTCGCTGAACCCCGAGGACTGGCACTGGGTCCACTGCCAGGTGGAGTGCAGCCGCGGCAAGAAACGCACGGAGTTGGTGCTGGCGGACGTGTCGGGCGAGGCCTGGCAGCAGGAGGCCGACCGCCCCGGCACGCACCCCGCCCTTGGGGCCCTGCTAAAGAAGTGCTCCGGGATGATGATTGTCGCCGACGCGCAGCAGCTGCACGCCGGCGACCACAACAGCGACTTTGTCGCGCTCAAGCTGCTCTCGCAGCTCGACGAGTCTCGCCGGCGGGAAAAACGCGCCAGCCGGCGCGTGAACCGGACGCCGCTGGCGATGGTCCTCACCAAGGCAGACCAACGCCAGAGCTGCCTGGACGACCCGACCGGGTTCGCCGAGGCCCACGCCGAATCGCTGCTGCGGGACTGCGAGAACCGCTTCCCCAACACCCGCGTGTTCGGCGCTTCGGTGGCCGGGGCCTCGGCCCTGCGGACCATCGGCGGGCACCGCCGCGAGACCCCGCTGCGGATCGAGCCGCAGGGCGTGGTCGAGCCGCTCGGGTGGCTGCTCACGCAGATGAGCTAGCCGGCGTAATCCTGACTTGCCTAGTTTCGCGTCTATCTAATGAAATCGGAATCCTCCCTCGGCAGAATCCCGCAACCGGCGCCCGCCGCCGATCCGCTCCCGTTGTCGGCGGGGGTGAGGGTCCGCTGCGCGACCGGTGAGGAGCTGACCCCGCAGCAGCTGGAGCAGATCGAGGCCCTCGACGACGTCATCTTCGCCGCCCTCGACGGCAACCCCGCCGCGCTGGACGAGTCGGCCCGCCTGTACCGGCAGGCCGCCGCCCAGACGCACCCCGCCGCGCTCGACGAGTCGCGCGAGCAGTACCTCAAGAAGGCCGAGTCGATCGTGGCCGACTACCGCACGCAGGCGGGCGCATCGCTCGCCAAGACGTTCGCCGCGCTCGAGATCCTGACGCTCGTCGCCGAGTAGCCAAGCACAAGGCCACGGCGACAGCTTCGGAAGACTGGGTCCTACTCCCGTTCTTCTTCCGCTCGTGTTGTTGAACGTTGGACCGCCAAGTCGCCAAGAGCACAAAGGACGCCAAGTTCCCTGACTCCGGCATTGCCTTGGCAGCGAAGCTACCTGCGGCGACGCTGCACTTCTGCTTGTCGCCAGCGGCTCGGCCTGTCGGCGTCGCCCGCAGTCCTTGGCGTCTTGGCGACTTGGCGGTTTCAAGCCCACCCTAAAACTCCGCGTTGCCCGGCGTCCGCGGGAACGGGATGACGTCGCGGATGTTGGCCATGCCGGTCACGAACTGCACCATCCGCTCCAGGCCGAGGCCGAACCCGGCGTGCGGCACGGTGCCGTACCGCCGCAGGTCCAGGTACCACCAGTAGTCGTCGGGGTTCAGGCCCTGCTCGGACATGCGACTCTCGAGCACGTCGAGCCGCTCCTCGCGCTGGCTGCCGCCGATGATCTCGCCGACGCCGGGGGCGAGGACGTCCATCGCGCGGACCGTGCGGCCATCGTCGTTGACGCGCATGTAGAACGGCTTGATGGTCGCCGGGTAGTCGTGCACGATCACCGGCCGGCCGTGCAGCTTCTCGGCCAGGTACCGCTCGTGCTCCGCCTGCAGGTCGACGCCCCAGCTCACCGGGAACTCGAACGCCTCGCCCGAGCTCTCGAGCGCGGCGATCGCGTCGGTGTAGGTGGTGCGGGCGAAGCCCCCCGCGACGATCTTGCCGAGCCGCTCGCGGACCTCCTTGTCGATCCGCTGCTCGAAGAAGTCGAGGTCCTCCTCGCAGTTCTCCAGCACGTCGGTCACGACCCGCTTGAGGAACCGCTCGGCCAGGTCCATGTTGTCCTCGAGGTCGTTGAACGCGACCTCGGGCTCGACCATCCAGAACTCGGCCAGGTGCCGTGAGGTGTTGGAGTTCTCCGCGCGGAAGGTCGGCCCGAAGGTGTAGACCTTGCCGAGCGCCGTGGCGTAGACCTCGCCCTCCAACTGCCCCGACACCGTCAAGAACGACGGACGGTCGAAGAAGTCCTGCGTGTAGTCGACCGCGCCCTGATCGTTGCGCGGCGGGTCGGCCGGGTCGAGCGTCGTGACGCGGAACATCTCGCCGGCGCCCTCGCAGTCGCTGGCGGTGATGATCGGCGTGTTGAGGTAGAGGAACCCGTCCTCCTGGAAGAAGTCGTGCACCGAGCGGCAGACCTGGTTGCGGACCCGCATCACCGCGCCGAAGGTGTTGGTCCGCGGCCGCAGGTGGGCCCACTCGCGGAGCTTCTCCATCGAGTGCCGCTTCTTCTGCAGCGGGTAGCTCTCCGGGTCGGCCAGGCCGTGCACGGTCACCGCGGCGGCGTGCAGCTCGGTCGCCTGGCCCTTGCCGCCGGAGGCCTTCACCTCGCCGTCGATCGTGACGCTGCAGCCGGCGGTGAGGTGGCGGACCTCGTCCTCGTAGTTCGGCAGCGCGGCGTCGGCGATCACCTGGATGTTGGCCAGGCAGGTTCCGTCGTTGATTTCAATGAAGCTGAAGCCGCCCTTCGAGTCGCGGCGGGTGCGGACCCAGCCCTGCAGGCGGGCCTGCTGACCAATGGCGGACTCGAGACGCGCCTCGCGCACGGATAGTTTTTGCATGAAAGGTTCTGTTCGGTGCGTTCACAGGGGATTCCAGACCGGTAGGTCCCGACGATTCTAACGCTCAGGACCCCTTGGACTCATCCCCACTTTCTCCGCTCCAGGGTTGAACCGCGGCGCCAGGGCGGTCATAAACGTGGCTGGCCCGCCGCCGCTCTTGTCGGCGGGCGAGCCCTATTCGAGCATTCTCCTGGAAACGTTCATGTCCAAGTCAAAGCAGCTCCCCTGGTACCGACAGCTCACTGGCTACCACTGGTTTGTGTTTATTGTGGCGTCGGCTGCTTGGACGTTTGACTGCCTGGACCAGCGGCTGTTCTCCCTGGCGCGGGTGCCGGCGATCGACGCCCTGACCACCGACGCGACCGTTGCGCAGGTGCAGCAGTACGGCAAGTACGTGACGGCCATCTTCCTGATCGGCTGGGGCATCGGCGGCATGTTCTTCGGGGCCCTGGGCGACCGCTACGGCCGCGCCAAGATGCTGACGGTCTCGGTCCTGATCTACTCGGTCTGCACCGGCGCCAACTTCTTCAGCCAATCGGTGTGGGACTTCGCCTTCTTCCGCTTCCTGACCGGCGTCGGGGTCGGCGGGGTGTTCGGCCTGGCCGTCGCGCTGATCGCCGAGACCGTGCCCGACGGCGCCCGGGCCGGCGCGCTCGGCATGCTGCAGATCCTCTCGGCCGGCGGCAACATCCTGGCCGTGTTCGTTAAGGAGACCGTCGACTCGCTCGAACGCTCCGGCACGATCGTTGCCGGCGAGGGCTGGCGGTACGTGTTCCTGGTCGGCATCCTGCCCGCCGCGCTGGTGATCTTCATCCAGGGCCGCCTGAAGGAGCCCGAGCCGTGGCTCCGCGCCAAGGAGGCCGGCACGCTGCCCAAGGGAGCCATCATCGCGCCGTACGCCGGGCTGGTCAGCGACGCCCGCTGGCGCCGCAACCTGATCGTCGGCGCGATCCTGGCCTCGACCGGCGTGATCGGCCTGTGGGCGATCGGCGAGTACGCGGTCGACATCCAGAAGGTCGTGTTCCAGGGCCACTTCCAGAACGAGCAGCTCATCGCGTTCCAGGCCGAGGGCCTGACCGACGCCCAGGCCCAGGCCCGGCTGGCCGAGCCCGAGACCGCCGGCCTGATCGGCGAACAGGTCAAGCGTTCGAAGAACATCGCGTTCTTCCTGCAGATGGTCGGCGCGGCGATCGGCATGTGGATCTTCTCCAAGGTGGCGATCGCGATGGGCCGCCGGCCGGCGTTCGCGATCGCGTTCGTCATGGCGCTGTTCTCTACCGCGGGGGCCTACTGGTTCATGGAGACCCCGACCCAGGCGTACTGGATGATGCCGCTGATGGCGGCCTCGCAGCTGGCCCTGTTCGCCGGCTACGCAATCTACCTGCCGGAGCTGTTCCCCAGCCGGCTGAGGAGCACCGGCACCTCGTTCTGCTACAACCTGGGCCGCTTCGCGGCGGCGGGCGGCAGCTTCGTTTCGGCCTGGATCGCGGCCACGTTGTTCGGCTTCGCCGAGTCGCCGCTCCGCGAGCGCTACGCCGCGGTGGCGATGTGCTCGATCTTCCTCGTCGGTCTCGTAACGCTGCTGTTCGCCCCGGAGACCAAGGATCAGCCGCTGCCGGAGTAGGGCCGCCGGCGGCGAGGTTCTGTCCGCTCGGTTCTGTCCGCTGGACTTTGTCTGGGCCGTAAAGTCCGAAATATCGAGCGGAGGGGACAATACCCCGGCCGCATTCGGCCCCTGGTTTCGTTCCACGCTTGTATAGCAGGGTCTGTTGCTTACATGGTGGCAGGCATCGGCAGGGTTTTGTCCGCCAGCATTGGCGCCATCCCACCTAGGGGACAAAACGGCTTGTGCCGGCCATCGGCGGCGGCAAACCTCCAACCGCGCAGCAGTCACCCCGCGCACCCAACCCGCGACCAGCCTCCTGACAGCCCACGGCGCCAGCCGTAGGACTGCGCTACGAGAAGCTCCCTTCATCCGGAAGGGAACGCCTGCACGAACCCATTAGATCACGCGCGGCGGCCACTCTCTACAAAGAACTCGGCAGAAAGGCGGCCCGACGATTGCGTCACCCGCCGGCCTTGGCCGACCGCTCAACCCCGCACCGGCCAGTCGCTGCGGAACAGGACCCAGGCGGCGAGGATGGCCGTGAGGGCGATGCCTCCGAGCACGGCCATCACCTGCCACACTTCGGTGATTATGCCTTGGCGATCGAGAATTTCGCCGGTCCAGACCACCGGTACCAGCGAGATACCCAAGGAGAGGATCGCAGCCCGCACGGCGTCGCGTGTCGCGGCCGCGGCGCAGGCGCCAGCGGCGAAGAACAGCAGCAGCGCGGCGGCGCCGATGCCGATTAACTCCTGGCTCTTTGCTGCGTTGTTGCCGGACTCAAACACGCCACCGGCCCAGGTGACGAGACCCCACGCCGGAAGAGCGAAACAAATCATCAGCAACGCGCCCCCGGTCGCGACCGGGATCCAGAAGGCGTGGTCCGCAGGAATCGGCCGCGACCGCCAGAACGTGTTGAGCTGCGGGCTGAGGTCCCGCAGCGTGACGCCGATCCCCATGATCGCGGCCGCCAGCGGGCCGAGGTAGAGCAGGGGCGCCACAAGCATGGTCGCCAACTCACGGCGGTGGTGAGCTTGAAGGAGCCAGTCCGGGCTCTCGATGATCGCGGCCACCACAATCACGGATCCGATCATCAGGCTGGCGGCAACGGCGGCCCCGGCAATCGGCCCGCACTCGCGGAGTTCCTTCCAGGCCAGCGCCCGAGCCGTGCTGCGGAACGGGGGCGGCAGGTAACTCGGCGCCAGCTCGGGCAAGCTTGTTGTCGGCCGATTACGGGAAATGGCTGCGAAGATGGGGCGGCCGAAGAACCGCACGAAGGCGACCGCGACCACCAGGTGGACGACGCCCGAGATCCCCAACAGCCAGGGCACCTGCAAGTCGCGCGGATTGAGAATCGCGGCTGGCCCGAGGGGGCCGAACATGGCGAGCAGACTCATGGCTCCTGTGCCGCGACCCGAGGGAACCGCAAGCTTCTGCATGGCAAACGCGATCGTCGCCAGAAAGGCGAGCCATACGGCGAAGAACCCGAGGGCCCAGACGGCGCCGCGGACCTCGTCCGACGAGTTGACCGCCAGGGCGGCGGTCCACAGGTAGATGCTGAGTGTCGTGACGAGCGTGAGATAGAGGTAGAACGTCAGCGGATCGAGAAAGCCGGAACCTACCGGCTGGATCTGGTGGCGAAACCCGCCCGCCAGTTCCTGGCTGATCGTGCCGCCCCAGAAATCGAGTCCATAGAATGCGGCAATGATCAGCATCCCCGGCGTCACGCACGCGACGCCCCCCGCGAGCAATTTGGCGATGGCGAGCTTCCAGAGCGGCGCTGGTTGAGCGGTGGCGAAAGGCATCGTGCCGCGCGAGTTCTCGCCGGCTCCCACCGCGGCGCCGACGAACAGGCCGAACGGGATGCCGAGCATCCAGACAATCATCAGCGAGTCGGCCCAGTCACGCAGGTTGTCTGGCTTGGTGAGCAACATCAGACAGGCCAGGATGAACAGCAGCGCTAGGCACCTCCACTGGTGCTCGCGCCATTCTTTCCACAACAGGTTGAGCCAAGGGCTGTTCATGGGGGGGGCCTTTGGAAGGAAGTGCTGATGTGCCTCACCTCCCCTTTGGGGGAGCCGTTTATCCAGTAGACGCCGGGGTGGGGGTGAAGTAGGTGCACGGGGCGCCCCCACCCCGGCCCTCCCCCAGAGGGGGAGAGAGTAGTGTGCTAGGCGGGCGTCGGTAGTGGGCTCTGGGCCGGCAGCGCATCGTCTGCCGGCTTCTTGCCAACCACGTACGCCTCAAAAATCTCATCCAGGTTCAAATCGACTACCTTCCGCAGCTCGCCCCGCTCGGAGAGCTGCTGAGTCAGGGCCGCGGCGTTGTCGACCACCAGGGCGACCTCCTCGCCGTCGGGGCGTTGGTCGAGCACCCTGCGGGCGTCGATCTGCGTGGCGCCCTGCGGCGTGACGATCAGCTGCTTGACGTCGGCGCGGAGCTCCTCGGTGCCGCTCTGGCGGAGCACGCGGCCGTTGTCGAGGATCGCGACCTCGTCGGCGATCGGCTCGACCTCGTACAGCAGGTGCGAGCTGTAGAACACCGTGCGGCCCTCGCCCTGCAGGTGGGTGATCAGGTCGCGGTTGAACTGCTTGCGCATGATCGGGTCGAGCCCGAGCGCCGGGTCGTCGAGGATCACCAGCTCCGGCCGGTGGGCGAGCGCCAGCACCAGGCCGAGCCGCACATTCTGCCCCTTCGAGAGGTGCTTGATCTTGGTCCGCAGCGGCAGCTCGAACTCGCCCAGGTACATCCGCGCGAGGTCGTGGTCCCAGCTGGTGTAGAACGGCGCGATGTAGCGGACGATCTCCTCGACCCGCATCCAGCCGTACATGGTCTGGTCCTCGGCCAGGTAGCCGACCCGGTCGCGGACCAAGAGCGGGTCGACCTCGGGGTCGAGCCCCAGCACCCGAACCGCGCCGTCCGAGCGGTGCAGCAGTCCCATCAGCAGCCGGATCGAGGTGGTCTTGCCGGCGCCGTTGCGGCCCAGGAAAGCAAACGTCTTGCCCCGCTCGACGTTGAGCGTCACGCCGCTTAGCACCACCTTGCGGCCGAACCATTTGCTCACGCCGCTCATCTCAATCGCGTAGTCGCTCATGCTAATGGCCTCTCATGCAGTAACGCAGGGGGAGCTTGAATAGGGGACTGGCTCGTGATCGCCAGGCAGTTCAGCGCAATGCGGACAGGCAACCGGCGGTCGCGTGCCTGTCCCCTTTTCAAGCGTCGCCTACCGAAACCGTCGAAAAAGGGGGACAGGCACGCCGCGGGCAAATTGTTTCGTGGGACCGAGTCCGCGCGCAGCGGCGATCCAGTCGCCGTTTCTCGACTCGCTCTAATCTTCATGACTGATTCGCCTCCTCTGCCTTGGCCGATTCGACCCCGAGCTGCTCCCACGCCTGGGCCAGCAGCCCGTGGAGCTCGTCGGAGGAAAGCCCGAGCCCCTGGGCCTGCCGCGCCAGCTGGCGGAGCTCTTCGATGAGCCGTTTCTCGTGCGCCGCCGCCGCCTTGCGGCCGGCGGTCTTGGCGACAAACGTCCCCTGGCCGTGGCGGCGTTCGAGCAGCCCCTCGCCGGTCAGGCGTTCGTAGACACGCAGCACCGTGTTCTGGTTGACCGCCAGCTCACGGGCCAGCTCGCGGACGGATGGCACGCGGTCGCCTGGCTGCAAGCGGCCGGCGGCGCAGAGGGTGGCGATCTGCTCGGCCAGCTGCTTGGAGATGGGGACGCTCGAGCCTTTTTCGATGCGGATTAGCATCGTGGGGCCTCGCAGGGGGACTAGTGATTACACAAGTGTAACAGTGGTCACCGGCCGGTCAAGAGGGATTTAAAGAAGATTCTCGTCCGGCGATGCATTAGGTTGATAGGAGTGAATTGCTTGTCAGCCGCTGGCTTTTGGCGGCAGCGCGGTGCATCGATAGAGGAGGCGAAGATGCGACTACCGACCCTGTTTGCCCTGTCGATCGTGGCCGCGCTGGCCCTGCCCGCGCTGGCCTGCCCCGCGGTGGCAGAGCCCGCCCCGCGGCCGAACTTCTTGTTCGCGATCGCCGACGACTGGGGCTGGCCCCACGCCGGCGTGTACGGCGACCCGGTGGTCCAGACGCCCAACTTTGATCGGCTCGCGAGCGAGGGGCTGCTGCTGCACCACGCTTACGTCAGCGCGCCGTCGTGCACGCCGTCGCGCAACGCGATCCTGACCGGGCAGTGGCACTGGCGGCTCGGCCCGGGCGCCAATCTGTGGTCGGAATTCCCCGCCCGGTTCACGACCTACCCCGAGATCCTCAAGCAGGCCGGCTACCGCGTTGGCCACACCGGCAAGGCTTACGGCCCGGGCAGCCTCGATCCGGCCGACCGCGAAGTCGCTGGCCGGCGCTACAAGAGCTTTGCCGCCTTCCTTAAGCAGCGTGAGGGGCAGGGGCCAGAAGCCCAGCAGCCGTTCTGCTTCTGGCTCGGCAGCAGCGACCCGCACCGGCCGTACACGGCA encodes:
- a CDS encoding ABC transporter permease subunit, whose translation is MLLTKPDNLRDWADSLMIVWMLGIPFGLFVGAAVGAGENSRGTMPFATAQPAPLWKLAIAKLLAGGVACVTPGMLIIAAFYGLDFWGGTISQELAGGFRHQIQPVGSGFLDPLTFYLYLTLVTTLSIYLWTAALAVNSSDEVRGAVWALGFFAVWLAFLATIAFAMQKLAVPSGRGTGAMSLLAMFGPLGPAAILNPRDLQVPWLLGISGVVHLVVAVAFVRFFGRPIFAAISRNRPTTSLPELAPSYLPPPFRSTARALAWKELRECGPIAGAAVAASLMIGSVIVVAAIIESPDWLLQAHHRRELATMLVAPLLYLGPLAAAIMGIGVTLRDLSPQLNTFWRSRPIPADHAFWIPVATGGALLMICFALPAWGLVTWAGGVFESGNNAAKSQELIGIGAAALLLFFAAGACAAAATRDAVRAAILSLGISLVPVVWTGEILDRQGIITEVWQVMAVLGGIALTAILAAWVLFRSDWPVRG
- a CDS encoding GntR family transcriptional regulator, with the protein product MLIRIEKGSSVPISKQLAEQIATLCAAGRLQPGDRVPSVRELARELAVNQNTVLRVYERLTGEGLLERRHGQGTFVAKTAGRKAAAAHEKRLIEELRQLARQAQGLGLSSDELHGLLAQAWEQLGVESAKAEEANQS
- a CDS encoding MFS transporter, which produces MSKSKQLPWYRQLTGYHWFVFIVASAAWTFDCLDQRLFSLARVPAIDALTTDATVAQVQQYGKYVTAIFLIGWGIGGMFFGALGDRYGRAKMLTVSVLIYSVCTGANFFSQSVWDFAFFRFLTGVGVGGVFGLAVALIAETVPDGARAGALGMLQILSAGGNILAVFVKETVDSLERSGTIVAGEGWRYVFLVGILPAALVIFIQGRLKEPEPWLRAKEAGTLPKGAIIAPYAGLVSDARWRRNLIVGAILASTGVIGLWAIGEYAVDIQKVVFQGHFQNEQLIAFQAEGLTDAQAQARLAEPETAGLIGEQVKRSKNIAFFLQMVGAAIGMWIFSKVAIAMGRRPAFAIAFVMALFSTAGAYWFMETPTQAYWMMPLMAASQLALFAGYAIYLPELFPSRLRSTGTSFCYNLGRFAAAGGSFVSAWIAATLFGFAESPLRERYAAVAMCSIFLVGLVTLLFAPETKDQPLPE
- a CDS encoding ABC transporter ATP-binding protein — protein: MSDYAIEMSGVSKWFGRKVVLSGVTLNVERGKTFAFLGRNGAGKTTSIRLLMGLLHRSDGAVRVLGLDPEVDPLLVRDRVGYLAEDQTMYGWMRVEEIVRYIAPFYTSWDHDLARMYLGEFELPLRTKIKHLSKGQNVRLGLVLALAHRPELVILDDPALGLDPIMRKQFNRDLITHLQGEGRTVFYSSHLLYEVEPIADEVAILDNGRVLRQSGTEELRADVKQLIVTPQGATQIDARRVLDQRPDGEEVALVVDNAAALTQQLSERGELRKVVDLNLDEIFEAYVVGKKPADDALPAQSPLPTPA